AAGCTAAGGGCCACGAAGTAAGTTCATTACTCCGTGGCCGTTATGATGTCTCACGATCAATCTTAGTTCCCCGCTCCATTAGCCTGTATCTTAGAGATCATAAAAGAAGCAATGTAATACATAGGTTCTCCGAGTTTATCTTCAATCACGGTGATATTGAGCCATTCGCGATAAATTTCCCTGTTCTTACGACGGTCCCATATCCGACCATTCCAGCGACCTTTCTCCAGCAGGCTATTCCACATGAGCTTATAAAATTCAACGTTATGTTTTCCAGATTGAAGCATTCGAGGATTCCTGCCAATAACTTC
This genomic window from Ammoniphilus sp. CFH 90114 contains:
- a CDS encoding PAS domain-containing protein, which codes for MMFWSYVDEVADMVEPFHPTVTQVQDLKRWLDETEEDVGMVVTDKHSNIIMVNKVFMEVTGYQPTEVIGRNPRMLQSGKHNVEFYKLMWNSLLEKGRWNGRIWDRRKNREIYREWLNITVIEDKLGEPMYYIASFMISKIQANGAGN